In Microbacterium sp. SLBN-146, one genomic interval encodes:
- a CDS encoding MarR family winged helix-turn-helix transcriptional regulator, translated as MDDAADATRTVEPPDGGPSVPMMRRSTVLLRELLELSDDFERRLGQELSVNPTDLEAMEHLLMSGPLGPSELSRRLSISTASTTKVVDRLVELGHVTREDHPTDRRSVLVVPTATSRARALSVLMPMIFEIDAELDNFTAEQQHTITTYLEGVVSVYRTHAGPASATRGAPR; from the coding sequence GTGGATGACGCAGCGGATGCCACGAGAACGGTCGAACCCCCTGACGGGGGCCCGTCCGTGCCCATGATGCGCCGCTCGACCGTCCTGCTCCGAGAGCTGCTCGAGCTCAGCGACGACTTCGAACGGCGGCTCGGTCAGGAGCTCTCCGTCAACCCCACCGATCTCGAGGCGATGGAGCATCTGCTGATGTCCGGACCGCTCGGCCCGAGTGAGCTGTCCCGCCGATTGAGCATCTCCACGGCATCCACGACGAAGGTCGTGGACCGGCTCGTCGAGCTCGGTCACGTGACGCGCGAAGACCACCCCACCGATCGCCGGAGCGTGCTGGTCGTTCCGACGGCGACGTCACGCGCGCGTGCACTCTCCGTCCTCATGCCCATGATCTTCGAGATCGATGCCGAGCTCGACAACTTCACGGCCGAGCAGCAGCACACGATCACGACCTACCTCGAGGGCGTCGTCAGCGTCTACCGCACGCACGCGGGGCCCGCCAGCGCGACGCGAGGCGCGCCGAGATAA
- a CDS encoding HAD family phosphatase — protein sequence MTGALQAVLFDMDGTVADTEALWVSAKAAVAHAHGIPWTEEDAHWAMGKPTPVYAGEFVRRGARGSVAELADEITAHVAAAVADDVVWMPGARQLLRALAEAEIPTALVTMAYRPVAEAVARATGLPVFQEIVAGDDVVHSKPHPEPYLTALRRLAERGVDPAGCVAVEDTVTGATSAESAGIRTLLVPSPHDRSLGLGPVAGRTIRPSLVGISPADLAALV from the coding sequence GTGACGGGCGCTCTCCAGGCGGTGCTGTTCGACATGGACGGCACGGTCGCCGACACGGAAGCGCTGTGGGTCTCTGCGAAGGCAGCCGTCGCGCACGCGCACGGCATCCCGTGGACGGAGGAGGACGCGCACTGGGCGATGGGCAAGCCCACCCCCGTCTACGCCGGTGAGTTCGTCCGGCGGGGCGCGCGTGGGTCGGTCGCCGAGCTCGCCGACGAGATCACGGCGCACGTCGCGGCGGCCGTCGCAGACGACGTCGTCTGGATGCCGGGCGCACGGCAGCTGCTGCGCGCGCTCGCCGAGGCGGAGATCCCGACCGCGCTCGTGACGATGGCCTATCGTCCCGTGGCGGAGGCGGTCGCACGAGCGACGGGCCTCCCGGTTTTCCAGGAGATCGTCGCGGGCGACGACGTCGTCCACTCGAAACCGCATCCCGAGCCGTATCTGACGGCGCTCCGACGGCTCGCCGAGCGGGGTGTCGATCCGGCCGGCTGCGTCGCCGTCGAGGACACCGTGACGGGTGCGACGAGCGCCGAGTCCGCCGGCATCCGGACGCTTCTCGTGCCCAGCCCGCACGACCGCTCCCTCGGCCTCGGCCCTGTCGCGGGCCGGACCATCCGCCCGTCACTCGTCGGGATCAGCCCCGCCGACCTCGCGGCGCTGGTCTAG